A section of the Aigarchaeota archaeon genome encodes:
- a CDS encoding CDC48 family AAA ATPase: MSSKELRLRVVEAKQRDVGYGIARIDKEVGASAGLTTGDIIEIRGKKVTAATLWLGYTEDEKDTIRIDGYIRSNAGVSLNDYVTVRKAQVREAQLVVLAPVNNSIKPDENFVKLVKSRLIEYPTVQKNIVPVLFFGNLFTFAVIQTRPMGIVKITPRTKLIVQARSVQERVFRTSVTYEDIGGLQEQIQRIRELIELPLRYPELFQKLGIDPPKGILLYGPPGCGKTLLAKAVATEADANFILINGPEIMNKYYGETEARLREIFRKAEEEAPSIIFIDEIDAIAPKRSEVTGEVEKRVVAQLLALMDGLESRGSVIVIGATNRPNALDPALRRPGRFDREIEIGIPDKKARKEILDIHTRGMPLDESVDLDKLADITRGYTGADIAALCREAAMRAIRRILPSIDFSEDKISPELLNSLTVTMKDFLDAYKDITPTALREVEIETPTVRWEQVGGLEEVKQRLREAIEWPLKYPEKFERLGIKPPKGILLYGPPGCGKTLLAKAIATESEANFISIKGPEIFSKWVGESEKAIREIFRKARQAAPCIVFLDEIESIIPRKDLLEDSSGVSHRVASQLLAEMDGIEDLNGVVVVGATNRPDMLDPAILRPGRFDRLIYVPPPDEKARLQILKIYTAKMPLAEDVSLEEIASMTEGYSGADLESLCREAALSAIRRGAEPEIVTREDFQEALRIVKPSLSPHMIKEYEKIGETLRFSEKPLTMIG, encoded by the coding sequence ATGAGCAGCAAGGAGCTCAGACTTAGAGTCGTCGAGGCTAAGCAACGCGACGTTGGTTATGGTATAGCGAGAATCGATAAGGAAGTCGGAGCCTCCGCCGGCCTTACTACCGGAGACATTATAGAGATAAGGGGCAAGAAAGTCACGGCCGCCACGTTATGGTTGGGCTACACGGAAGATGAAAAAGATACGATAAGGATAGACGGCTATATAAGGAGCAATGCTGGTGTATCCTTGAACGATTACGTAACCGTAAGGAAGGCGCAGGTAAGAGAAGCCCAGTTAGTCGTGCTAGCACCCGTGAACAATTCTATCAAGCCCGATGAGAATTTTGTAAAGCTTGTGAAAAGTAGGCTAATAGAGTATCCGACAGTTCAGAAGAACATAGTGCCGGTCCTCTTCTTCGGTAACCTGTTTACGTTCGCCGTCATACAGACGCGACCTATGGGAATCGTCAAAATAACCCCTAGGACGAAGTTGATTGTTCAGGCCAGATCCGTCCAGGAAAGGGTGTTTAGGACCAGCGTAACTTACGAGGACATAGGAGGCCTTCAGGAGCAGATACAAAGGATAAGAGAACTGATAGAGCTTCCGTTAAGGTATCCTGAACTTTTCCAGAAGCTTGGTATAGACCCGCCCAAGGGCATACTGCTCTACGGTCCGCCAGGCTGTGGTAAGACCCTTTTGGCTAAGGCTGTTGCGACAGAGGCAGACGCTAACTTCATACTCATAAACGGACCTGAAATTATGAACAAATATTATGGAGAGACGGAAGCGCGACTTAGGGAGATATTCAGGAAGGCTGAGGAGGAGGCTCCGAGCATAATATTCATCGATGAGATAGATGCGATAGCTCCCAAGAGGAGCGAGGTAACGGGCGAGGTCGAGAAGAGGGTCGTAGCCCAGCTCCTTGCGCTCATGGATGGTTTAGAATCAAGGGGTTCTGTAATTGTTATAGGTGCGACGAATAGGCCGAACGCCCTGGACCCCGCTTTAAGGAGGCCCGGTAGGTTCGATAGAGAAATAGAGATCGGGATACCGGACAAGAAGGCCAGGAAGGAGATACTGGACATACACACGAGGGGTATGCCGCTTGATGAGAGCGTAGATTTGGATAAGTTGGCCGATATAACGAGAGGCTACACAGGAGCAGACATAGCCGCGCTTTGTAGAGAGGCCGCTATGAGGGCTATACGGAGGATATTACCAAGCATAGATTTCTCGGAGGACAAAATATCGCCAGAATTGCTGAACAGCCTAACGGTAACTATGAAGGACTTCCTGGATGCCTACAAAGACATAACGCCGACTGCCCTTAGAGAGGTTGAGATAGAAACACCAACGGTTAGATGGGAGCAAGTGGGTGGGCTTGAGGAGGTTAAGCAGAGGTTAAGGGAGGCGATCGAGTGGCCGCTTAAGTATCCGGAGAAGTTCGAGAGGCTTGGTATAAAACCTCCCAAGGGCATACTGCTCTACGGTCCGCCAGGCTGTGGTAAGACCCTTTTGGCTAAGGCGATAGCTACGGAGAGCGAGGCTAACTTCATATCGATAAAGGGGCCTGAGATATTCAGCAAGTGGGTTGGAGAATCGGAGAAAGCTATCAGGGAGATATTCAGGAAGGCTAGACAGGCAGCACCCTGCATAGTGTTTTTGGACGAGATCGAGTCCATAATTCCTAGGAAGGACCTCCTGGAGGATAGCTCTGGCGTATCGCATAGGGTAGCAAGTCAGCTTTTAGCCGAGATGGACGGAATAGAGGATCTGAATGGTGTAGTCGTTGTGGGCGCGACCAACAGGCCAGACATGCTGGACCCTGCCATACTTAGGCCCGGTAGGTTCGACAGGTTGATATACGTGCCGCCGCCTGACGAGAAAGCAAGGCTTCAGATACTGAAGATATACACGGCCAAGATGCCCCTCGCAGAAGACGTATCTCTCGAAGAAATTGCGAGCATGACCGAAGGTTATTCTGGCGCCGACCTAGAATCGTTGTGCAGAGAAGCTGCTCTGTCTGCCATCAGAAGGGGAGCAGAGCCGGAGATAGTCACGAGAGAGGACTTCCAAGAGGCCCTCAGAATAGTAAAGCCGAGCCTTTCGCCGCACATGATCAAGGAGTACGAAAAGATAGGCGAAACCCTCAGGTTCTCAGAAAAGCCTCTGACCATGATAGGATGA
- a CDS encoding elongation factor 1-beta, whose product MGKVVMLIRIMPTDENVDLDELTEKISKGLPEGIELRESRKEPIAFGADCLLAAFIMPDEEGYVHILEDYLRSFPEIQELMTEFVTRV is encoded by the coding sequence TTGGGCAAGGTAGTTATGCTCATCAGGATAATGCCGACCGATGAGAACGTCGACTTGGATGAGTTGACAGAAAAAATATCTAAAGGTCTCCCTGAAGGTATAGAGCTACGCGAGAGTAGGAAAGAGCCCATCGCCTTCGGAGCAGACTGTCTTTTAGCAGCATTTATCATGCCGGACGAGGAGGGTTACGTTCATATCCTCGAGGACTACTTAAGGAGTTTCCCTGAGATACAAGAACTCATGACAGAATTCGTAACTAGGGTTTAA
- a CDS encoding zinc finger domain-containing protein encodes MKQVTLPTCSWCHRSILPGERAVSFPCPNCGRVTIWRCRVCRELARSYVCPSCGFEGP; translated from the coding sequence ATGAAGCAGGTAACGCTTCCAACATGCTCATGGTGTCATAGGTCGATATTACCGGGCGAAAGGGCCGTGAGTTTTCCGTGTCCGAACTGCGGAAGAGTGACAATATGGAGATGCAGGGTTTGCAGAGAGTTAGCAAGATCTTACGTCTGTCCGTCATGTGGGTTTGAAGGACCGTAG
- a CDS encoding geranylgeranyl reductase family protein: protein MMQRGDYDVVVVGAGPAGLLTAREAASMGCSVLVLEEHNEIGKPERCAGLFSISGLQMLNIPLSQSYIQNVVRGAVFFSPSGRTFVLDAKRPVAVVSSRELFDKFLAQKASLNGAEIVCGEAAIKITPSDEMSFVETSNTFISAKMVVDAEGRSGFLAKHVWKGWRPKGWIPIIQAIVENHRMDKNFVYLYFKEYLKDFFAYLVPIDDERGKLGVAAKKDTKSLLFRFLQEEFKHARILSTTSASIYTGPPLDLPQKGRVLAVGDVAGHVKATTGGGVIYGGLCAVETGRYVANFLLNGTGVHEYRKKMSKIYGQLKSIYRLRHLISRIPSKFYDSVFKAASDIGLDVWLSSKGDMDRHGDTVKAMLNSDMAPKLFIRTVFQALKDLLGVP from the coding sequence ATGATGCAAAGAGGCGATTATGACGTAGTCGTAGTAGGCGCAGGACCCGCCGGACTTCTCACAGCTAGGGAAGCTGCTAGTATGGGTTGCAGTGTGCTCGTGCTTGAAGAACACAATGAGATAGGAAAGCCTGAGAGGTGCGCCGGTCTTTTTAGCATCTCCGGCCTTCAGATGCTCAATATACCGCTATCCCAATCGTACATTCAGAATGTTGTGAGGGGTGCAGTATTTTTTTCACCTTCTGGAAGGACATTCGTTCTGGATGCAAAGAGACCGGTGGCTGTCGTCTCGAGTCGTGAGTTATTTGACAAATTTTTAGCACAAAAGGCGTCGCTCAACGGTGCAGAGATAGTTTGTGGCGAGGCAGCAATCAAGATAACTCCAAGCGACGAAATGTCTTTTGTTGAGACATCAAACACTTTCATATCCGCTAAGATGGTCGTCGATGCGGAAGGCCGTTCTGGATTCTTGGCGAAGCACGTATGGAAAGGTTGGAGACCCAAGGGCTGGATTCCGATAATCCAGGCGATAGTGGAAAATCATCGAATGGATAAGAACTTCGTCTACTTATACTTCAAGGAGTACCTCAAAGACTTTTTCGCGTATTTAGTTCCGATCGACGATGAACGCGGAAAGTTGGGTGTTGCGGCAAAGAAGGACACGAAAAGTTTACTCTTCCGTTTCTTACAGGAAGAGTTCAAGCATGCTAGAATTCTTTCAACAACTTCGGCATCGATATACACCGGCCCGCCTCTTGATCTCCCTCAAAAAGGTAGGGTTTTAGCCGTCGGAGATGTAGCCGGCCACGTGAAGGCCACGACTGGTGGTGGCGTAATTTACGGCGGTCTCTGTGCTGTTGAGACGGGAAGATACGTTGCAAACTTTCTTTTGAACGGAACGGGTGTTCACGAATACCGGAAAAAGATGAGCAAGATATACGGCCAGTTGAAATCTATATATAGGCTACGCCACCTCATATCCCGCATCCCATCAAAATTTTACGATTCCGTGTTTAAGGCAGCCAGCGACATAGGTCTAGACGTGTGGTTAAGTTCTAAAGGAGACATGGATAGACACGGGGATACAGTAAAGGCTATGCTCAACTCTGACATGGCTCCAAAACTCTTCATTAGGACGGTTTTTCAAGCGTTGAAGGATCTCCTAGGCGTTCCTTAG
- a CDS encoding C-terminal binding protein — MDKKVLITEPTPFIEEEWKILEKHANVRLAKGTAEDDLLAEVKDVDVMLVVYAKITKRIIESAPRLKGIVRYGIGVDNVDIRAATEMGVYVANVPDYCIGTVAEHTFALLLALTRKIILADRIVRSAGWKIWTQQPTELMGNDLEGKVLGLIGMGNIGSAVAIRAKAFGMKVIAYDPYLEKDKARSLDAELVDLDTLLKNSDFVSIHVPLTPETRGMIGEQELRKMKRTAYLINTSRGPIVRESALYKALKDGWIAGAALDVYEKEPPDRDNPLFRLDNVVLTPHIAWYTEEALKRLKRSVAEEAIRILNGMPPKSLVNKDVLLGRKTT; from the coding sequence ATGGACAAGAAGGTCTTGATAACGGAACCCACTCCGTTTATCGAGGAAGAGTGGAAAATCCTTGAGAAGCATGCGAACGTCAGGTTAGCAAAAGGTACAGCAGAAGATGATTTACTCGCCGAAGTAAAGGATGTAGATGTAATGTTGGTTGTATACGCAAAGATCACGAAGAGAATAATAGAATCCGCACCGCGTCTGAAAGGTATCGTGAGATATGGTATAGGTGTGGACAATGTAGACATACGCGCTGCAACAGAGATGGGAGTTTATGTTGCTAACGTACCGGATTACTGCATAGGAACCGTCGCAGAACATACGTTCGCACTACTGCTCGCGTTAACCAGAAAGATCATCTTGGCCGACCGCATAGTCAGAAGTGCTGGTTGGAAGATTTGGACACAACAACCGACCGAACTCATGGGTAACGACCTTGAAGGTAAGGTGTTAGGTTTGATAGGTATGGGCAATATAGGGAGCGCTGTTGCCATTAGGGCCAAAGCCTTTGGTATGAAGGTCATAGCATACGATCCGTACCTCGAAAAAGATAAGGCAAGATCATTAGATGCAGAACTTGTTGATTTGGACACACTACTAAAAAATTCTGATTTTGTGTCGATTCATGTACCACTAACACCAGAAACACGAGGAATGATAGGTGAGCAAGAGTTGAGGAAGATGAAGAGAACGGCGTATCTAATCAACACATCTAGGGGTCCAATAGTGAGGGAGAGTGCACTTTACAAAGCGCTAAAAGATGGATGGATAGCCGGCGCGGCACTTGACGTCTACGAGAAGGAGCCCCCGGATCGAGATAATCCGCTTTTCAGGCTTGATAACGTCGTCCTGACACCCCATATAGCGTGGTATACGGAAGAGGCCTTAAAGCGGCTTAAGAGGTCAGTTGCGGAGGAGGCAATAAGGATACTCAACGGTATGCCGCCTAAGAGTCTCGTAAATAAAGATGTTCTTTTAGGTAGGAAAACGACGTAG
- a CDS encoding carbon-nitrogen hydrolase family protein, with translation MVSSGLRQSVRVAAVQMEPGENVQENIAKAESLIRAAADAGAEFICLPEMWLHKEPIPHVDEVLDSTKHVLSSFSRLAKGLNVTLIPGAVYEEDGDDVFISAYVIAPDGNIIGKQQKVHLFRDEKNFFKSGTKFEVFVVNGIRFGIMVCYDVAFPESARCLTIKGAELIFNPSRIVKEAMEPWRLYVKARCLENRMPIVAVNIYDSAHPGGSFICAPLEGAKRFVHPVVLTQADHGPTTLTCDIDLVNIVEFRIDRLSRRVPAAYRCLVEQNDQSD, from the coding sequence ATGGTTAGTTCGGGTTTGAGACAAAGTGTAAGGGTTGCTGCCGTCCAAATGGAGCCTGGCGAGAACGTACAAGAGAACATAGCTAAGGCTGAGTCGCTCATAAGAGCTGCGGCAGACGCTGGGGCGGAATTTATATGCCTACCAGAGATGTGGTTGCATAAGGAGCCCATTCCGCATGTAGACGAGGTGCTCGATTCTACTAAGCACGTACTGTCCAGCTTCTCGCGACTTGCCAAAGGGCTGAACGTAACGTTGATTCCAGGAGCTGTGTATGAAGAAGATGGCGATGATGTATTCATATCAGCATACGTGATAGCTCCAGACGGCAACATAATCGGAAAGCAGCAGAAAGTCCACCTGTTTAGGGATGAGAAAAATTTCTTTAAATCCGGCACAAAATTCGAGGTCTTTGTAGTTAATGGTATCAGGTTCGGTATCATGGTATGTTACGACGTGGCATTTCCAGAATCTGCTCGATGTTTGACCATTAAAGGTGCAGAACTTATATTTAATCCGTCGAGAATTGTAAAGGAGGCCATGGAACCCTGGCGCTTGTATGTCAAGGCAAGATGTCTCGAGAATAGGATGCCCATAGTAGCTGTAAATATATACGACAGCGCACATCCAGGAGGTTCCTTCATATGCGCGCCGTTAGAAGGTGCTAAGAGGTTTGTACACCCGGTCGTCTTAACCCAAGCAGATCATGGACCGACGACGCTAACATGCGATATAGACCTAGTCAACATAGTAGAATTTAGAATTGACAGATTGTCTAGAAGGGTTCCAGCAGCTTATAGGTGCCTAGTCGAACAGAACGATCAGAGTGATTGA
- a CDS encoding acylphosphatase, whose amino-acid sequence MKVRAHVYVSGVVQGVFFRSNTKRMADRLGVKGWVRNLPDGRVEAVFEGEREAVVSMIEWCHRGPPDAIVENVEVKWEEYKGEFKDFRIIY is encoded by the coding sequence ATGAAAGTCAGGGCCCATGTATACGTAAGCGGCGTCGTGCAAGGCGTATTCTTTAGGTCCAACACGAAAAGGATGGCGGACAGGCTAGGCGTGAAAGGTTGGGTTAGGAATCTTCCCGACGGAAGAGTCGAGGCGGTATTTGAGGGTGAGAGGGAGGCGGTCGTCTCCATGATAGAATGGTGCCATAGAGGTCCTCCAGACGCCATCGTAGAGAATGTGGAGGTTAAGTGGGAAGAATATAAAGGCGAGTTCAAAGATTTCAGAATAATCTATTGA
- a CDS encoding V-type ATPase subunit — protein MTLRDLEYVIGKSYGLKGKLLPYTTLEELASSKNLEELVEKLRPTDYGPYVSNLPRPLRPTNIELALRRHLVDVHFDLAMKSKNAGIIQAYYMKYLASNLKTILKGKALGKGYDELLELVDLRAEELVRRRDIVVRAMAAKDFAEVVRSLSGTKFGDVTAMAIDVYEKEKDLVVFDMAMDKAYFSEVLKEFNRLRFAEHKRIRQIVAADIDGYTVLAIMRSKLWGLTVAETRRFLLDKAVGISRDVIDMMVEAGNIPDALRILGERTPYKSTLPDVSASGPTIIRALEEAFERLALKRALEAFLKDIFSVSVPLALIKLKELEVRNISIIAAGIDGGLSASKILQKVVKLQ, from the coding sequence ATGACGCTTAGGGACTTGGAGTACGTCATAGGAAAGAGTTACGGCCTAAAGGGTAAGCTACTCCCATATACTACGCTGGAGGAGTTAGCTAGTTCTAAGAACCTTGAGGAACTAGTTGAGAAGTTAAGACCGACGGATTATGGACCGTATGTGTCTAACCTTCCAAGGCCGTTAAGGCCCACGAATATAGAGCTGGCGCTGAGAAGACATCTGGTTGATGTTCACTTCGATCTGGCCATGAAGTCAAAGAATGCCGGCATAATCCAGGCTTACTACATGAAATACTTAGCATCTAACCTCAAGACAATTCTAAAAGGCAAAGCTTTAGGTAAAGGCTATGATGAGCTTCTGGAGCTCGTTGACCTCAGGGCCGAGGAACTTGTGAGAAGAAGGGACATCGTCGTAAGGGCTATGGCAGCAAAGGACTTTGCAGAAGTTGTGAGATCTCTATCTGGGACGAAGTTTGGTGATGTAACAGCCATGGCTATCGACGTTTATGAAAAAGAGAAAGACCTCGTCGTTTTCGACATGGCCATGGATAAAGCGTATTTCTCAGAAGTTCTAAAAGAGTTTAACAGATTGCGTTTTGCAGAGCATAAGAGGATCAGGCAGATAGTCGCAGCCGATATAGATGGTTATACAGTGTTAGCGATTATGAGGTCTAAACTATGGGGGCTCACCGTTGCCGAGACTAGACGCTTCTTGTTGGACAAAGCAGTAGGTATTTCGAGAGATGTTATAGACATGATGGTCGAAGCTGGAAACATACCTGATGCTCTACGTATTTTAGGGGAGAGGACCCCATACAAATCTACACTGCCTGACGTTTCTGCATCGGGTCCTACGATAATAAGAGCGCTTGAAGAAGCATTCGAGAGGTTGGCCTTGAAAAGAGCATTAGAAGCGTTTTTGAAGGACATATTTAGTGTTAGCGTACCTCTTGCGCTCATAAAACTTAAAGAGCTTGAAGTAAGGAACATTTCTATCATAGCCGCAGGTATCGATGGAGGATTAAGCGCATCTAAAATACTTCAGAAGGTCGTGAAACTTCAATAG
- a CDS encoding Lrp/AsnC ligand binding domain-containing protein, protein MKGIRAYVMLTTKPGTSMEVLSYIKEVGSIEGVIQADPVFGRFDAIVVIEAPSLERLSEIIYKVIEKVPNVIHTETAIVLSGIKSEG, encoded by the coding sequence ATGAAAGGTATAAGAGCTTACGTGATGCTCACTACAAAGCCGGGCACCTCTATGGAGGTTCTGAGTTATATAAAAGAAGTCGGTAGCATCGAGGGGGTAATTCAAGCTGATCCGGTCTTTGGAAGGTTCGACGCGATAGTCGTAATTGAAGCGCCTAGTTTGGAAAGGCTTAGTGAGATCATCTACAAAGTAATCGAGAAGGTTCCTAATGTGATACACACGGAGACCGCCATAGTGCTTAGCGGTATCAAGAGTGAAGGGTAA
- a CDS encoding Lrp/AsnC ligand binding domain-containing protein: protein MPVIAFVLIRTIPGTSHELIASRKIKGVKMAHSVFGRYDAVLVLTAKDLEELSRTIYEVVEKHPNVVHTETLIAMPYPPSEVKQPIEKPHRVVSFHCPSCHHLVEYGSPICPFCGYTF from the coding sequence ATGCCGGTTATCGCATTCGTATTGATCAGGACTATTCCCGGTACGTCGCATGAGCTCATAGCATCTAGGAAAATTAAAGGCGTCAAGATGGCACATAGCGTGTTCGGCAGGTACGATGCTGTGTTGGTTTTAACTGCGAAAGACCTTGAAGAGTTGTCAAGGACCATATACGAAGTTGTCGAGAAACATCCAAACGTAGTGCATACGGAGACGTTAATAGCGATGCCCTACCCACCTTCGGAAGTTAAACAACCCATAGAAAAGCCGCATAGAGTTGTTTCGTTTCACTGTCCGAGTTGTCACCATTTAGTCGAGTATGGCTCACCCATCTGCCCGTTCTGCGGGTACACATTCTAA
- a CDS encoding DsrE/DsrF/DrsH-like family protein gives MAEKLAIVLFSGTVDKLYPVSIIASGAVAMGMEVDIFATFWGLNALRKDMLTTNMKISKEFEEMGQFMMQLMKQKNVPPWYEILKKAKELGKVRVHACAMTFDLMGMKKEDLADFVDDVVAVGEFINIVRDAKITLFI, from the coding sequence ATGGCAGAAAAACTCGCCATAGTGCTTTTTTCGGGAACGGTTGATAAGCTCTACCCGGTTAGCATAATAGCCTCCGGTGCAGTTGCGATGGGTATGGAGGTCGACATCTTCGCAACTTTCTGGGGCTTAAACGCGCTAAGGAAGGACATGCTGACAACTAACATGAAAATTTCGAAAGAATTCGAAGAAATGGGCCAGTTTATGATGCAACTGATGAAGCAGAAGAACGTTCCGCCGTGGTACGAGATACTCAAGAAAGCAAAAGAGCTGGGAAAAGTAAGGGTACACGCATGCGCTATGACTTTTGACCTTATGGGTATGAAGAAGGAAGACCTTGCGGACTTCGTCGACGACGTAGTAGCGGTTGGTGAGTTCATTAACATAGTAAGGGATGCCAAGATAACTCTATTCATATAA
- a CDS encoding sulfurtransferase TusA family protein — MTQDIKIDRVIDARGSFCPGPLMELIKAIKEAKVGEVISVYSSDSGSKRDIPIWVEKAGHELLGVFDRDSYTEFVVRKKR; from the coding sequence ATGACTCAAGATATTAAGATCGATAGGGTAATCGATGCTAGAGGGAGTTTCTGTCCAGGACCTCTAATGGAGCTGATCAAAGCAATCAAAGAAGCTAAGGTCGGCGAGGTCATTAGCGTTTACTCTTCCGATAGTGGCTCAAAGCGCGATATACCGATATGGGTCGAGAAGGCCGGCCACGAGTTGCTCGGAGTTTTCGACCGCGATAGTTATACGGAGTTTGTCGTCCGAAAGAAGCGCTAA
- a CDS encoding NAD(P)/FAD-dependent oxidoreductase yields MKKVLILGGGVGGTIVANVLARRASPNETNITLVDATGRHVYQPGFIYVALGDEKPENLVRDERGLLDKHVNLVIDEAILIDPDEKKVRLKSGRILDYDYLVVATGARLCPEELPGFEAAHHFYDLDASVRLSRVLDSFSGGRIVIGIGGMPYKCPPAPVEFACLLDYYFTRRGSRHKVEIHYLSPLPRVFPIESVAHLVQEIMDSGGIKYTQLFNVERIEPENNLVHSLEGESLKYDLLIVVPPHRGTKVVENSGLGDRGGWIPTDKYTLKAKGYDDIYVVGDATDIPISKAGATAHYEAKVVGENIAADIRGSGTKRLYDGKVQCFFDAGFKKGMRIAFDYEHPPKPARLSRRWYYMKMLIKKIYWSVILKGWI; encoded by the coding sequence ATGAAGAAAGTCCTGATACTCGGCGGTGGAGTAGGCGGCACCATAGTGGCGAACGTTCTAGCGAGAAGGGCCTCTCCAAACGAAACGAATATAACGCTCGTCGACGCAACAGGAAGACACGTTTACCAACCGGGTTTTATCTACGTTGCATTAGGTGATGAGAAGCCTGAAAACTTAGTTAGAGATGAACGGGGCCTACTCGATAAGCACGTTAATCTAGTAATAGACGAGGCCATACTGATAGACCCCGACGAGAAAAAGGTTCGTCTAAAGTCTGGCAGAATTCTGGACTACGATTACTTAGTCGTGGCCACCGGGGCCAGGTTATGTCCTGAGGAGCTTCCGGGCTTCGAGGCTGCACATCATTTCTACGACCTCGACGCCTCAGTAAGATTGAGCAGGGTGCTTGATAGTTTCTCGGGTGGCAGAATCGTGATAGGCATAGGAGGGATGCCATACAAATGTCCACCTGCACCCGTGGAGTTTGCATGTCTGCTCGATTACTACTTCACGAGACGCGGTTCTAGACATAAAGTAGAGATCCACTATCTCTCGCCTCTGCCAAGGGTCTTCCCTATAGAGTCTGTGGCGCACTTAGTACAAGAAATTATGGATAGCGGGGGCATTAAATACACGCAACTTTTTAACGTCGAGCGTATAGAGCCGGAGAATAATCTCGTTCACTCACTAGAAGGCGAATCATTGAAGTATGATTTGTTGATAGTTGTCCCGCCCCATAGAGGTACTAAGGTCGTAGAGAATTCGGGCCTAGGCGATAGGGGAGGCTGGATACCGACAGATAAGTACACGCTCAAGGCAAAGGGTTACGATGACATCTACGTAGTTGGAGACGCTACCGATATACCGATATCGAAGGCGGGCGCTACAGCCCACTACGAGGCAAAGGTCGTGGGAGAAAATATAGCGGCAGACATAAGGGGAAGCGGCACGAAGAGGCTCTACGACGGAAAGGTTCAATGTTTCTTCGATGCAGGATTCAAGAAGGGTATGAGGATTGCATTTGACTACGAGCACCCACCAAAACCTGCGAGACTAAGCAGAAGATGGTATTACATGAAGATGCTGATTAAGAAGATATATTGGAGCGTGATATTGAAAGGATGGATCTAG
- a CDS encoding isocitrate/isopropylmalate dehydrogenase family protein — protein MAKYKIAVLPGDGIGVEVIKAALTVLEAAKLDAEYIHGDIGWEFWCKEGNPLPDRTLKIIKETDCALFGAITSKPKEDAEKELAPELRGKGLTYYSPIVRLRQELDLYACVRPCKAFPGNPLNYRDGIDIVIFRENTEGLYAGVEFYPLSRKVFDALCENPKMKAFEKFGLENVAVSLRVMTKQACERIVRAAFEYAKKHKRRSVTVVDKPNVLRETGGLMLNVARNVANEYPEIEYREANIDAMCMWMLKNPLDHDVIVAENMFGDILSDLAAQLVGGLGFAYSGNIGDKYAIFEPVHGSAPKHAGKNKANPIAAIMAGKMMVEWLGEVEVAKAIEEAVAEVILEGKLRTYDMGGQTTTTEMAEGIAAKVAKKTKR, from the coding sequence ATGGCAAAGTATAAGATCGCTGTATTGCCAGGCGATGGTATAGGCGTCGAAGTGATAAAAGCGGCGCTTACAGTATTGGAGGCAGCAAAACTCGATGCTGAGTACATTCATGGCGATATAGGTTGGGAATTTTGGTGCAAGGAAGGGAACCCATTACCTGATAGAACACTAAAGATCATAAAGGAAACTGATTGTGCGCTCTTCGGTGCCATAACATCCAAGCCCAAGGAAGATGCTGAAAAAGAGCTCGCACCAGAGCTTCGGGGAAAGGGACTTACCTATTACAGCCCAATAGTTCGTCTAAGGCAAGAGTTGGACCTTTATGCGTGTGTTCGACCCTGTAAAGCCTTTCCGGGCAATCCCCTTAACTATAGGGACGGTATAGATATCGTGATATTTAGAGAAAACACTGAAGGGCTCTATGCTGGTGTCGAGTTTTACCCACTAAGTAGGAAAGTGTTTGATGCGCTATGCGAGAATCCTAAGATGAAAGCGTTTGAAAAGTTCGGCCTAGAGAACGTGGCAGTTTCCCTTCGAGTTATGACGAAGCAAGCTTGTGAAAGGATAGTCAGAGCTGCTTTCGAGTACGCGAAAAAGCACAAGAGGAGATCCGTCACGGTTGTAGATAAGCCGAATGTGTTAAGGGAAACTGGCGGTTTGATGCTTAACGTTGCAAGGAATGTGGCGAACGAGTACCCAGAGATAGAGTACAGAGAAGCAAACATAGATGCCATGTGTATGTGGATGTTAAAGAATCCGCTCGACCATGACGTCATAGTAGCTGAAAACATGTTCGGCGACATACTATCAGATTTGGCGGCACAACTCGTCGGAGGTCTTGGATTTGCTTATAGTGGCAACATAGGTGACAAATACGCGATCTTCGAGCCGGTTCATGGTTCGGCACCAAAACATGCTGGCAAAAACAAGGCAAACCCGATAGCTGCAATAATGGCTGGCAAGATGATGGTCGAATGGCTTGGCGAGGTCGAGGTCGCGAAAGCCATAGAAGAGGCTGTGGCGGAAGTTATACTCGAGGGGAAGTTGAGAACATATGACATGGGAGGGCAGACAACTACTACAGAAATGGCCGAGGGTATAGCTGCAAAGGTTGCTAAAAAAACAAAAAGGTAA